In Rhodamnia argentea isolate NSW1041297 chromosome 1, ASM2092103v1, whole genome shotgun sequence, the genomic window ACAGGCATTATTGTAGAATAGACTAGTTAAAAACAAATTATGGAAGCATTGAACTTACGATCCCGGTCTGCCTCCTCAATCATCTCccgaatctctctctctgtgaagtGTTCGCCCAGctcctttgaaattttcttgatatcttcaaaagatatttttccCTGATCTCCGAGTGAACACATTGTATCAGAACAAAGAGATGATCACAATATAATGTTCTAGTCCAAAAGCACAGAAGCTCACATTGTTATCTTGGTCAATAAGGCGGAAAGCTTTCATGAGCTCCTCTTTTGTGTCCCTTTCTCCAATTTTGGCAGTCATCATTAGTTCgaattcatcataatcaattgCACCACTTCCATCCTTGTCTACATCGGCAATCATTTGATTGATTTGCTGCCGTGACAAGGAATAATGTATTATTTATGCATTCAATGATCCGCAGAAGTAATATCTCCTTACAACCACAAAAGATAAAAGGGAGTCCCGCTCTAAAGAATATTGTCTAACAGATCTCTGTCACGGGACTTCTTTTTAGTGGGTGCAAGAAACCATGGAAAACAACAGCAGAgtggccccaaaaaaaaaaggagtaactTCATTGCCAAATTAGTGTTTCTCTCCTGTCAAAAATTTGGTGAAACGACAATAGGGTGCAAAGCCATGAAAAGCAGCTCTATCCATCAAATTAGCAATGCAATGATCTAAACTCACCCCAGTAATTTCACATTACTCTTGGTAAATACAGCAAAACTACAGTGGAATAGACAGGGCCTATATCCTGTACTCAAGAACATGAATCACAAATACCATGAATTTTAGTCTGACAGTACTACCACAGAACTGGAAATAACAGGAGGataaaaaacatatattttgCTTCTGCTGTTCAGAATTGACTTCACCATTTATACTTCATGCCATGTAACATCGTCTGCTCACAAAACTATCTAAGAAAATCAATAAAGTCATTCTTTTCTCAGAGGAACTTTCTTTCAGGCATCAAAGTAAATATATACACAGCATATTCACACTTTTAGCACGGTGAAGTTCTTCTCCAAGTTTCCTAGTGAACTTCCCCCTTTTACATGGTTTGACTACTTGGTTGACAAGGTATGATACAGTGTCAAACAGCGGCCTAGAGCATCTTTTTGGCTACAGTTCAGTTAGATGAACCAGCCATGTCACAGTCAATGGAAACAAAACATGTTATGCTCTAGCATTTCGCCCCAACTGCATACAGTTTCTGCATGTGGCATGATCTGATATGTGCTAAGAGAAATTCAGAAAATGCATGCAAGGATAGAAATCACCTCTTCTGTCATCTCAAAACCAAGCGCCCTGTGGGGAGATGAGTTTAGTTACATTTTTAAATTGCAAATGTGGAAGTATTTGTAAAAGCAACCTTAGCTCATTACCTCATTGCAACATTCAACTCTTTGGCATCGATAGTGCCTAGAAAGGATAGTAAATATGATTACCGAGGGGAAAAGTCAACAAGACAAATCCTCTGTACTCAAGTGGAAAATTATCTTAATACCTGAATTATCAATATCAAAAAGTTCAAATGCTTCTCTGATCTCTTGCCTCTTCTGTTGAGTTAAATTATGATGCCTCCCTCTATTTTTGTCTTTCCTAGAGGCTGCTCTATGAAGATTCGTCTGTTGAAACAGTAAAATAGAATTCACAATCATCAAATTTTCATATGTAACACACACATCCTTCAAAAGACACAATAGCCGTTAAACAAGTAGTTGAGCAGTATAATTATCTTAAACTCATGTATTTACACACTAGAACCCTCACTCATCTTCAAAGAATCCTTCATATGCTCCTCATTCATGTCATGCTGTGTTTTATGGTCGCGACAACATTAGAAATCAAAGAAACAGCAAGCTTCAGGCATGCACTCATGTTTTGATGCATTTTTTTAGGGATCAAGTCACTTCAAAGAGCATGATAAGAGATTTccttttactataaaaaatgaaaagccaTGCTAAGTTTTTTACTGCCAAGGACAATTAGTACTTCCTTTGCTATAACTTAAGGGCAAGTCTGGATAGACTTTTACCTTTacactttgaaatttttcttaacCCATAATGCCTGAAACTTTCACAATACAAAAATATTGACAAGtagaaaaacataaaatctcttcataattttttgaaatttgcataataCTCCCTGTGACAAGATCATCCTGAAGCAGTGTGGGAGTGTGGAATGAGGGGCTGGTGACAACCCAACTTGGTAGGGTCGGACGAGGAGGCAATTtatgggaaagaaaaaggttgcTTTTCGCTGAAGCATAAACATAAACGCCCATAATGTCTCTAAAACAGGAGCATAGACTCACCCAGGTGCCTTACTGAAAGCCAACTAAAGCCTAAATTCTGCAACAAGTGTGAAATTTGTAAAGAGTTCAAGCAAGAAGAACTTAGCAAACATTCTCTCAACTCGACTCAACTCAACTCAACTCAACGCAGTTTAACTCTCATAAATGACACAGTGCGTGGAACAAAGAATAAGAACTTAGTACTgtaacgaaaaggaaaaaacgacCATGAGAGCTTTCTATATGTTCAGATTACTTAAGCCAATTTTTTCGTCCTGAAGGTCTCCTCTATAGCCAATTACTCTCAAATTGAGAGGCAAACTGTGAACTGCTCAAAAGAACAATTCCCGTCCAAATTGGGAGGATTCGAACCCTTCCCACTATATTTCACCGCTACGCAGCAACGAACCATCCAAACAATTGGACTTATCAGGCACATTTCAAGAATCGACCTCGACATTTCTCCACCGCAACCGCAATAAGACATAATCTCAACCGCGTACACCGATCCGTCGTACTGCGATCGACCAAACGTAAACACTTTCAGGTGCAAACCCCAGATAACCTCGCCGACAGTTGCTCACAATTACAAACTCGCAAGGGACAAAAAGAGCCAAATGGCGACGTCAGCATTCGAGTCGACAGACTCGAACATCAAAAAGCGAACAACATCGGAGAGCGGACGAAGATTCGGTT contains:
- the LOC115740232 gene encoding caltractin-like isoform X1, with the translated sequence MIVNSILLFQQTNLHRAASRKDKNRGRHHNLTQQKRQEIREAFELFDIDNSGTIDAKELNVAMRALGFEMTEEQINQMIADVDKDGSGAIDYDEFELMMTAKIGERDTKEELMKAFRLIDQDNNGKISFEDIKKISKELGEHFTEREIREMIEEADRDHDSEVNMDEFIRMMRRTSLGY
- the LOC115740232 gene encoding caltractin-like isoform X3 yields the protein MTNLHRAASRKDKNRGRHHNLTQQKRQEIREAFELFDIDNSGTIDAKELNVAMRALGFEMTEEQINQMIADVDKDGSGAIDYDEFELMMTAKIGERDTKEELMKAFRLIDQDNNGKISFEDIKKISKELGEHFTEREIREMIEEADRDHDSEVNMDEFIRMMRRTSLGY
- the LOC115740232 gene encoding caltractin-like isoform X2 is translated as MFQQTNLHRAASRKDKNRGRHHNLTQQKRQEIREAFELFDIDNSGTIDAKELNVAMRALGFEMTEEQINQMIADVDKDGSGAIDYDEFELMMTAKIGERDTKEELMKAFRLIDQDNNGKISFEDIKKISKELGEHFTEREIREMIEEADRDHDSEVNMDEFIRMMRRTSLGY